A single Pseudoalteromonas phenolica DNA region contains:
- the dapA gene encoding 4-hydroxy-tetrahydrodipicolinate synthase: MKSQYDLSNYPLWTALVTPFDAQDQVDFDTLTTLVRQQEQAGNGILLLGSTGEGLALTLPEQQAIVEFVCNLAPNVPLMVAVGGINLQEQLAWVEFCNQHPIHAYLLGSPLYAKPGVIGQTQWFDALLSATDLPCMLYNVPGRSAVEVSPQVLKNLSHHDNLWALKEASGDISKFEQFREAAPELAIYSGDDGLIPYFAQAGAKGLVSVAANAWPEQTAEFVRRALAGTYPNLFTTWTQAVNSLFSVANPIPVKVLMHQQGTLATPNLRPPLTHLELQCNAAIERANDTILSWN, translated from the coding sequence ATGAAATCACAATACGATTTATCCAACTATCCTTTATGGACAGCTTTGGTGACGCCTTTTGACGCGCAAGACCAAGTTGACTTTGACACACTCACAACACTCGTTCGTCAGCAAGAACAAGCTGGCAATGGCATATTATTGCTTGGTAGCACAGGTGAAGGCTTAGCCCTTACCCTGCCTGAACAACAAGCGATTGTTGAATTTGTTTGTAACTTGGCCCCTAACGTCCCCCTTATGGTCGCGGTAGGTGGTATCAATTTGCAAGAACAATTAGCTTGGGTTGAGTTTTGTAATCAGCACCCGATTCACGCTTATCTACTAGGTTCACCGCTTTACGCCAAACCGGGCGTAATTGGTCAGACTCAGTGGTTTGATGCACTGCTAAGCGCCACAGACTTGCCTTGTATGCTTTACAACGTACCGGGTCGCAGTGCCGTCGAAGTGTCACCACAAGTGCTAAAAAACCTATCACATCACGATAACTTATGGGCGCTAAAAGAAGCCAGCGGTGACATCAGTAAATTTGAGCAATTCCGTGAAGCCGCGCCTGAGCTGGCTATTTATAGCGGCGACGATGGGTTGATCCCCTACTTTGCACAAGCAGGCGCTAAAGGCTTAGTCTCTGTTGCAGCCAATGCGTGGCCAGAGCAAACCGCTGAGTTTGTGCGTCGCGCTTTAGCGGGTACTTATCCGAACTTATTCACCACCTGGACGCAAGCCGTGAATAGCTTGTTTAGTGTCGCCAACCCAATTCCTGTCAAAGTGCTCATGCACCAGCAGGGAACTTTGGCCACACCGAATCTTCGTCCTCCTCTTACGCACCTAGAACTGCAATGTAATGCAGCGATTGAGCGTGCAAACGACACAATTTTATCTTGGAATTAA
- a CDS encoding PLP-dependent decarboxylase produces MSFLSTPLRQHITAISEQNDTPFFVYDLDALYAHLKPLTEQFVVKLWYAVKANPLSKVIQTLDKAGFDFDVASSGELDQVLRQGVAANRVLNTGPAKSKKQIQHFLSQGVRTFVAESLNQVAWLNQAATEHQVQLRILLRVQLRWPDGEKNPLGGDSLTPFGLGLEEWQQLRIQDYPALNFVGLHIFQWGNMLSTEKLAELWSQMITPLTNLAEQLGFTCQILDLGGGLGIPYTTDADRLAWPKLVDALATIKAAAGVEELWMELGRYAVGEIGHYVNPVVEQKLNYGEHQLIVAGGINHVLRPAVTNQAFPGELLRQSSAPSQDFLVHGPLCTALDSLGKHSLPEDINEHDWVVFSQCGAYGYTESMPFFLCHELPAEYVIEQGQVVCVRKSQNAASYLV; encoded by the coding sequence ATGAGCTTTTTGAGCACACCGCTACGTCAGCATATCACTGCGATCAGTGAGCAGAACGACACACCGTTTTTTGTCTATGACCTAGATGCGTTATACGCGCATTTAAAACCACTGACAGAGCAATTTGTGGTGAAGTTATGGTATGCCGTTAAAGCCAATCCACTTTCTAAGGTGATCCAAACTTTAGATAAAGCGGGCTTTGACTTTGACGTAGCAAGCAGTGGCGAACTTGACCAAGTATTGCGTCAAGGCGTGGCTGCTAACCGTGTGCTCAACACCGGACCTGCTAAATCTAAAAAGCAGATCCAACACTTTTTGTCACAAGGTGTACGCACCTTTGTGGCAGAAAGCTTAAATCAAGTGGCTTGGTTAAACCAAGCTGCGACAGAACATCAAGTGCAGTTGCGCATTCTACTGCGTGTACAATTGCGCTGGCCCGATGGCGAAAAGAACCCACTTGGTGGTGACAGCTTAACGCCATTTGGTTTAGGGCTTGAAGAGTGGCAACAGCTGAGAATTCAAGACTACCCTGCGCTTAATTTTGTTGGCCTGCATATTTTCCAATGGGGCAATATGCTCAGCACCGAAAAATTGGCTGAGCTATGGTCACAAATGATCACGCCACTGACCAATTTAGCTGAGCAACTTGGCTTTACATGCCAAATCTTAGATTTAGGCGGCGGGTTAGGTATTCCTTACACAACCGATGCTGATCGCCTCGCTTGGCCTAAATTAGTCGATGCACTGGCAACCATTAAAGCCGCGGCAGGGGTCGAAGAACTGTGGATGGAGCTTGGCCGTTATGCGGTAGGTGAAATCGGCCATTATGTAAATCCTGTTGTTGAGCAAAAACTTAACTATGGTGAGCACCAACTGATTGTCGCAGGTGGTATTAATCACGTATTACGCCCTGCTGTGACAAACCAAGCTTTTCCGGGTGAATTATTACGCCAATCTAGTGCACCGTCACAAGATTTCCTAGTACATGGCCCGCTTTGTACTGCGCTAGACAGTTTAGGTAAGCACTCACTACCTGAAGATATTAATGAGCACGACTGGGTGGTATTCAGTCAATGTGGTGCTTACGGGTATACCGAAAGTATGCCGTTCTTTTTATGTCATGAATTGCCTGCTGAATACGTGATTGAGCAAGGCCAAGTTGTCTGCGTGCGTAAGAGCCAAAACGCCGCAAGTTATTTAGTGTAG
- a CDS encoding TraB/GumN family protein — protein sequence MFSTVNRVFLTLLLAFLIGFSSHSAALSPALFKVEKSGVTSYLFGTVHVGDESMDGLPKKITQAIEQTDEVIVEVNIEALNAFEIQKRSIPFMTLPQGRTLKDEISAEHFEALKQYFAAKQINIALFDNLAPWAVMVTMMQIEYQNLGYVENYGIDKQVIAHAKKHNKPIGELETLEQQLEMLSSLGVKSDLMISTTLEQLKDVEQYFLDLVNAWKKGDMDTLNKYYQLSFDDSDYGKFSEEVMLTQRNNNWVEQLAPRLTKESLFIAVGALHLPEQHGLITQLKAQGFNVTRL from the coding sequence ATGTTCAGCACTGTAAACCGCGTTTTTCTTACGCTGCTTTTAGCTTTTTTAATTGGCTTTTCTAGTCACTCCGCCGCACTTTCTCCGGCCCTGTTCAAGGTCGAAAAATCAGGTGTCACATCTTACTTATTTGGTACGGTTCATGTTGGCGATGAAAGCATGGATGGTTTACCAAAGAAAATCACTCAAGCGATTGAGCAAACTGATGAAGTCATCGTCGAAGTAAACATTGAGGCTCTCAATGCATTTGAAATACAGAAACGCTCCATTCCTTTTATGACTTTACCGCAAGGTAGAACGTTAAAAGATGAAATAAGCGCCGAGCATTTCGAAGCATTAAAGCAATACTTTGCAGCAAAACAGATCAATATCGCGTTGTTTGACAACCTAGCACCTTGGGCTGTGATGGTCACTATGATGCAGATTGAATATCAAAATCTTGGATATGTGGAAAACTATGGTATCGACAAACAAGTTATTGCCCATGCTAAAAAGCATAATAAGCCTATCGGCGAGTTAGAAACTTTAGAGCAACAACTTGAAATGCTGAGTTCGCTAGGCGTAAAAAGCGACTTGATGATAAGCACTACGCTTGAGCAATTAAAAGACGTTGAGCAGTACTTTCTAGATTTGGTTAATGCCTGGAAAAAAGGCGATATGGACACCTTAAACAAGTATTACCAACTTAGCTTTGATGATTCTGACTATGGTAAGTTCAGTGAAGAAGTAATGCTGACTCAGCGTAATAATAATTGGGTTGAACAATTAGCACCAAGATTAACAAAAGAGTCATTATTTATTGCCGTGGGTGCCCTACACTTACCTGAACAGCATGGCTTAATCACTCAATTAAAAGCACAAGGCTTTAATGTAACTCGTTTATAA
- a CDS encoding 2,3,4,5-tetrahydropyridine-2,6-dicarboxylate N-succinyltransferase, protein MSWLELLNNLENGSVRAATQDEQGNWHANVEVKQGILEAFRNGTNVEFPGGFVDKDNLAPQGFNAEQNVRMVPGGSSVRRGAYVASGTIIMPPAYVNIGAFIDEGTMVDSHALVGSCAQVGKNVHLSAAVQLGGVLEPVGASPVVIEDDAFIGAGCVIVEGVVVKKGAVLAPGVRLSATIPVYDCVNERILDKGEPIPENAIVIPGSRPSSSAWGREQGLSMSCALIVKYRDEQSDASLILEEVLR, encoded by the coding sequence ATGAGCTGGTTAGAACTATTAAACAATTTAGAAAACGGTAGCGTACGTGCGGCAACTCAAGACGAGCAAGGCAACTGGCACGCAAACGTAGAAGTAAAACAAGGCATTTTAGAAGCATTTAGAAACGGCACAAACGTTGAGTTCCCAGGTGGTTTTGTTGATAAAGACAACCTAGCACCACAAGGTTTCAATGCAGAGCAAAACGTACGTATGGTTCCAGGTGGCTCAAGTGTGCGTCGCGGCGCCTATGTGGCATCTGGCACAATCATTATGCCACCAGCCTATGTAAACATCGGTGCATTCATCGATGAAGGTACTATGGTAGACAGCCATGCGCTAGTTGGCTCATGTGCACAAGTAGGTAAAAACGTGCACCTAAGTGCTGCTGTGCAACTAGGCGGTGTATTAGAGCCTGTTGGCGCAAGCCCAGTTGTAATCGAAGACGATGCGTTCATCGGTGCTGGCTGTGTGATCGTTGAAGGTGTAGTTGTTAAGAAAGGGGCTGTACTTGCACCAGGTGTCCGTTTATCTGCAACCATTCCTGTCTATGACTGTGTGAACGAGCGCATATTAGATAAAGGCGAACCAATTCCTGAGAATGCGATTGTTATTCCGGGTTCTCGTCCATCTTCAAGTGCATGGGGCCGCGAGCAGGGCTTAAGTATGTCATGTGCTTTAATTGTTAAATACCGCGATGAGCAAAGCGATGCATCTTTAATCCTTGAAGAGGTATTACGCTAA